The Mesorhizobium sp. NBSH29 genome has a segment encoding these proteins:
- a CDS encoding transglutaminase-like cysteine peptidase: MVSSWGKKIAAGTGSVLAALAVCGVAYAAPMQTGGLTSQPIGHFEFCKSRPAECSIRSVDLEPARMSAALLRQLTSVNLAVNAAIKPMNDIDLYGKDEVWTYPREYGDCEDYVLEKRRILMKSGVSTADLLITVVRKTDGEGHAVLTVRTDKGDYILDNLHDDVRPWEETGYRYLKRQAADHTGRWVSIRGGESPLVGSVQ, from the coding sequence ATGGTTTCCTCCTGGGGGAAAAAAATTGCGGCAGGTACAGGAAGCGTCCTAGCCGCTTTGGCGGTGTGTGGTGTCGCCTACGCTGCTCCGATGCAAACCGGCGGGCTCACATCGCAGCCGATCGGCCATTTCGAATTTTGTAAGTCCCGGCCTGCCGAATGTTCCATACGCTCGGTCGACTTAGAGCCCGCGCGCATGAGCGCCGCACTTCTTCGCCAACTCACCAGCGTCAATCTTGCAGTTAATGCCGCCATCAAGCCGATGAACGACATTGACCTCTATGGCAAGGATGAGGTCTGGACGTACCCTCGCGAGTACGGCGATTGTGAGGACTATGTTCTTGAGAAACGCCGGATACTGATGAAATCTGGAGTTTCGACCGCAGACCTTCTTATAACCGTGGTGCGCAAGACCGATGGCGAGGGCCACGCAGTGTTGACCGTGAGGACTGACAAGGGCGATTACATATTGGACAATCTGCACGACGACGTCCGTCCTTGGGAAGAGACTGGCTACCGCTACCTTAAGCGGCAGGCCGCGGATCATACCGGTCGTTGGGTTTCCATACGGGGCGGGGAAAGCCCGCTAGTGGGCTCTGTTCAGTAA
- a CDS encoding NADPH-dependent FMN reductase: MAARILVFAGSIRTGALSGKTADAAMKELAEQGAEISRISLGDYPLPILNQDLEAEEGIPDNAYRLGRQIAAHDGMLVASPEYNSSIPPLLKNCLDWVSRIRKEAGKPFAPFEGKVAALCSSSDGAFAGVRGLYHLRSVLLHCKVEVITPQLSVPRAQEAFEEDGSLKDDHLRKSLGKVCRTLIERAQMLSTRTQL, from the coding sequence ATGGCAGCCAGAATTCTCGTATTCGCAGGCTCGATCCGCACCGGCGCGTTGAGCGGTAAGACGGCGGACGCGGCAATGAAAGAATTGGCCGAGCAGGGCGCCGAAATATCGAGAATTTCGCTTGGCGACTACCCACTGCCGATCTTGAATCAGGATCTGGAGGCAGAAGAGGGCATACCCGACAATGCCTATAGGCTCGGTCGGCAAATCGCGGCCCATGACGGAATGCTAGTTGCCAGCCCGGAATACAATTCCTCGATCCCGCCCTTGCTCAAGAATTGCCTCGACTGGGTAAGCCGCATTCGCAAGGAAGCCGGCAAACCCTTCGCGCCTTTCGAGGGCAAGGTTGCCGCGCTCTGCTCCTCTTCCGATGGTGCATTCGCAGGCGTGCGCGGCCTCTATCATCTTCGTTCCGTACTGCTGCACTGCAAAGTGGAAGTGATCACGCCTCAACTTTCGGTGCCACGCGCTCAGGAGGCTTTTGAGGAGGACGGCTCATTGAAGGATGACCATCTGCGAAAATCGCTTGGCAAGGTGTGTCGGACACTTATTGAGCGGGCACAGATGCTCTCTACCCGTACCCAGCTATGA
- a CDS encoding polyhydroxyalkanoate depolymerase: MFYQFYELSHASLQPVRVCADAMRLFYSNPLNPVSHTAWGRSAAAAAELFERTTRRYGKPVFGLDETTANAQSVEVTETTVWQKPFCKLINFERSAQCEKGTEPKLLIVAPMSGHYATLLRGTVEAMLPHADVYITDWTDARKVPVTDGSFDLDDYIDYIIDILHFLGPDTHVMAVCQPSVPVLAAAALMEARGDQFAPSSMTLMGGPIDTRQSPTAVNAFAQEKGIDWFRENVIMQVPWPNPGYMRDVYPGFLQLSGFMSMNLDRHLGAHKDFFMHLVKDDGDSAEKHRDFYDEYLAVMDMTAEFYLQTVDTVFVRQALPNGTMMHRAENVDPAAIRNVALLTIEGENDDISGIGQTRAAHDLCVNIPQSMRSHYLQPSVGHYGVFNGSRFRKEIVPRIVDFMAAHSRSSRKQARPRIVHSAKP; the protein is encoded by the coding sequence ATGTTCTACCAGTTCTATGAATTGAGTCATGCCTCGCTGCAGCCAGTGCGAGTCTGCGCTGATGCTATGCGGCTGTTCTACAGCAATCCACTCAATCCAGTTTCTCACACTGCCTGGGGGCGGTCGGCCGCCGCTGCCGCAGAACTCTTCGAACGCACCACGCGTCGCTACGGCAAACCGGTTTTCGGCCTGGACGAGACGACAGCCAATGCCCAATCCGTCGAAGTGACCGAAACGACGGTTTGGCAAAAGCCATTCTGCAAGCTGATCAATTTTGAGCGAAGCGCTCAATGTGAAAAGGGGACCGAACCGAAATTGCTGATCGTGGCACCGATGTCGGGCCACTATGCGACCCTTCTCCGGGGAACAGTCGAGGCGATGCTCCCGCACGCTGATGTTTACATTACGGACTGGACCGATGCGCGCAAGGTGCCGGTAACCGACGGCAGTTTCGATCTTGATGACTATATCGACTATATTATAGACATCCTTCATTTTCTTGGGCCGGACACCCATGTCATGGCTGTGTGCCAACCCTCGGTTCCGGTGCTCGCCGCAGCGGCCCTGATGGAAGCACGCGGCGACCAGTTTGCTCCCTCAAGCATGACATTGATGGGCGGACCGATTGATACGCGACAGAGCCCAACGGCGGTCAACGCATTCGCCCAGGAGAAAGGCATCGACTGGTTTCGCGAGAACGTCATCATGCAGGTGCCGTGGCCTAATCCAGGCTACATGCGTGACGTCTATCCCGGTTTCCTGCAATTGTCCGGCTTCATGAGCATGAACCTTGATCGCCATTTAGGGGCGCATAAAGATTTTTTCATGCACCTCGTCAAGGATGATGGCGACAGCGCGGAAAAGCATCGCGACTTTTACGACGAATATCTCGCGGTCATGGACATGACGGCCGAGTTCTACCTTCAGACGGTGGATACCGTGTTTGTGCGTCAGGCGCTGCCAAACGGAACCATGATGCATCGCGCGGAAAATGTTGACCCCGCAGCAATCCGCAATGTGGCTCTGCTTACAATCGAAGGAGAGAATGATGACATTTCGGGCATAGGGCAGACGCGAGCCGCTCATGACCTGTGCGTCAACATTCCCCAATCGATGCGCTCACACTATTTGCAGCCCTCTGTCGGCCACTACGGTGTGTTCAACGGCTCGCGGTTCCGCAAGGAGATTGTGCCACGCATCGTTGATTTCATGGCGGCGCATTCGAGAAGTTCCCGCAAGCAGGCGCGCCCCCGCATCGTGCATTCCGCCAAGCCGTAG
- the dnaK gene encoding molecular chaperone DnaK — MAKVIGIDLGTTNSCIAVMDGKDAKVIENAEGARTTPSIVAFTSEGERLVGQPAKRQGVTNPENTIFAVKRLIGRRYDDPVTEKDKKLVPYKIVKGDNGDAWVEATGNKHSPSQISAMILQKMKETAEAYLGEKVEKAVITVPAYFNDAQRQATKDAGKIAGLEVLRIINEPTAAALAYGLDKKEGKTIAVYDLGGGTFDISVLEIGDGVFEVKSTNGDTFLGGEDFDMRLVEYLAAEFKKEQGIDLKNDKLALQRLKEAAEKAKIELSASAQTEINLPFITADQSGPKHLTMKLTRAKFEQLVDDLVQRTIEPCKAALKDAGLKPGEIDEVVLVGGMTRMPKVQEVVKKFFGKEPHKGVNPDEVVALGAAIQAGVLQGDVKDVLLLDVTPLSLGIETLGGVFTRLIERNTTIPTKKSQVFSTAEDSQSAVTIRVFQGEREMAADNKALGQFDLVGIPPAPRGVPQIEVTFDIDANGIVNVSAKDKGTGKEHQIRIQASGGLSDADIENMVKDAEANAEADKKRRALVDARNQAEALAHSSEKSLKEYGDKVSEGDRTAISEAITALKTATEGEDPAEIEAKTQALAEASMKLGQAMYESSQKETAEADAAADASKDSDDVVDADFEEIDEDDDKKKSA, encoded by the coding sequence ATGGCTAAAGTAATCGGTATCGATTTGGGAACGACCAATTCCTGCATCGCCGTCATGGATGGCAAAGATGCGAAGGTCATCGAAAACGCGGAAGGCGCACGCACCACCCCTTCCATCGTCGCCTTTACGAGTGAAGGAGAGCGCCTCGTTGGCCAGCCAGCCAAGCGCCAGGGCGTTACCAACCCCGAAAACACCATTTTTGCGGTCAAGCGCCTGATCGGGCGCCGGTATGACGATCCGGTCACCGAAAAAGACAAGAAGTTGGTCCCCTACAAAATCGTCAAGGGCGACAACGGCGACGCTTGGGTAGAAGCCACAGGCAACAAGCACTCGCCTTCGCAGATATCGGCCATGATCCTGCAGAAGATGAAGGAGACAGCGGAAGCCTATCTCGGCGAGAAGGTCGAAAAGGCTGTCATCACGGTCCCAGCTTATTTCAACGACGCGCAGAGGCAGGCCACCAAGGATGCCGGCAAGATCGCTGGTCTGGAAGTACTGCGCATTATCAACGAGCCGACAGCGGCAGCCCTCGCCTATGGCCTCGACAAAAAGGAAGGTAAGACCATTGCCGTCTACGATCTTGGCGGCGGCACCTTCGATATCTCCGTGTTGGAGATCGGCGATGGCGTGTTCGAGGTGAAGTCGACCAATGGCGACACCTTCCTGGGCGGTGAAGATTTTGACATGCGTCTCGTCGAATATCTCGCAGCCGAGTTCAAGAAGGAACAGGGCATAGATCTGAAGAACGACAAGCTTGCTCTGCAGCGCCTCAAGGAAGCTGCTGAGAAGGCGAAAATCGAGCTTTCAGCGTCGGCCCAGACCGAGATCAACCTGCCGTTCATCACTGCAGACCAGTCGGGTCCCAAGCATCTGACCATGAAACTCACCCGCGCGAAGTTCGAGCAATTGGTCGATGATCTGGTGCAGCGTACCATTGAGCCCTGCAAGGCAGCGCTCAAGGATGCCGGCCTCAAGCCAGGCGAAATCGACGAAGTGGTTCTGGTGGGCGGCATGACGCGCATGCCCAAGGTTCAGGAAGTGGTCAAAAAATTCTTCGGCAAGGAGCCACACAAGGGCGTGAACCCTGATGAGGTTGTGGCGCTTGGTGCCGCGATTCAGGCCGGCGTTCTACAGGGCGACGTGAAGGACGTTCTGCTTCTCGACGTGACCCCGCTTTCCCTCGGCATTGAAACGCTGGGTGGTGTGTTCACGCGTCTGATCGAGCGCAACACCACGATCCCAACCAAGAAAAGCCAGGTGTTCTCGACGGCGGAAGATTCTCAGTCAGCCGTGACGATCCGGGTTTTCCAGGGTGAGCGAGAGATGGCCGCCGATAACAAGGCGCTCGGCCAGTTCGACCTCGTGGGCATTCCGCCTGCACCACGCGGAGTGCCGCAGATCGAAGTCACCTTCGACATCGACGCCAATGGCATCGTCAATGTTTCGGCCAAGGACAAGGGTACTGGTAAGGAGCACCAGATCCGAATCCAGGCATCCGGCGGCCTGTCCGACGCCGACATCGAGAATATGGTGAAGGATGCCGAAGCGAATGCCGAGGCGGACAAGAAGCGCCGAGCCTTGGTCGATGCACGCAACCAAGCCGAGGCATTAGCCCATTCGTCTGAAAAGTCGCTGAAAGAATATGGCGATAAGGTTTCGGAGGGGGACCGAACAGCAATCTCCGAAGCCATCACCGCTTTGAAAACGGCGACAGAGGGCGAGGATCCGGCGGAGATCGAGGCCAAGACGCAGGCGCTCGCCGAAGCGTCGATGAAGCTTGGCCAGGCAATGTATGAGTCGTCTCAGAAAGAGACCGCCGAAGCCGATGCCGCAGCAGATGCGTCCAAGGACAGCGACGACGTGGTCGATGCCGATTTCGAAGAAATCGACGAGGACGACGACAAGAAAAAGTCGGCCTGA
- the pmtA gene encoding phospholipid N-methyltransferase PmtA, with translation MAEGTGLRKSLASKFDEELRFFKGWIDKPKAVGSIVPTSSVAARRMASVVDPDSGLPILEVGPGTGVITKAILARGIAPERLYAVEYSPEFVSHLRGRFPGVNVIQGDAFDLDASLGEKGELQFDSVISAVPLLNFPVEHRVRYLDSLLNRLPAGRPVIQITYGPMSPIPPGRGNYTVKHFDFIIRNIPPTQLWIYRRPLQA, from the coding sequence ATGGCTGAAGGAACGGGTTTGCGTAAATCGCTCGCCTCAAAATTCGACGAAGAACTTCGCTTCTTCAAGGGGTGGATCGACAAGCCCAAGGCCGTTGGCTCCATCGTGCCGACAAGTTCCGTCGCCGCGCGTCGCATGGCGTCTGTCGTCGACCCTGATTCGGGTTTGCCGATTCTTGAGGTCGGCCCGGGCACAGGTGTCATCACCAAGGCAATCCTCGCCCGCGGGATCGCCCCCGAAAGACTCTATGCGGTGGAATACTCCCCGGAATTTGTTTCCCATCTGCGTGGCCGCTTTCCGGGCGTCAACGTTATTCAGGGCGATGCGTTCGATCTGGATGCGTCGCTGGGCGAAAAAGGCGAGCTCCAGTTCGATTCAGTCATTTCGGCAGTTCCGCTGCTTAACTTCCCGGTCGAACACCGGGTCCGATATCTCGACAGCTTGCTGAACCGCCTTCCCGCTGGTCGTCCAGTGATTCAGATCACCTATGGTCCTATGTCACCGATTCCACCTGGACGCGGAAACTATACGGTGAAGCACTTCGACTTCATCATCCGCAACATTCCGCCTACGCAGCTCTGGATCTATCGCCGCCCACTGCAAGCCTGA
- a CDS encoding DUF1330 domain-containing protein, translating to MAKGYWIARVDIRDAERYKDYVAAAKPAFEQFGARFLARGGSAEGVEGAHRARNVIIEFASFESAKACYNSPEYQVAKSIRHECADGEIVLVEGA from the coding sequence ATGGCCAAGGGTTATTGGATTGCGCGAGTCGATATACGCGATGCTGAGCGCTACAAAGACTATGTCGCCGCTGCCAAGCCGGCTTTCGAACAGTTCGGCGCCCGATTTCTTGCACGCGGCGGTAGTGCCGAGGGCGTCGAAGGGGCACACCGTGCAAGGAATGTGATCATTGAGTTCGCTTCATTCGAAAGCGCCAAGGCCTGCTATAACTCGCCAGAATATCAGGTCGCGAAGTCTATCAGGCATGAATGCGCTGATGGCGAAATTGTGCTTGTCGAAGGAGCATAA
- a CDS encoding histidine phosphatase family protein, giving the protein MIGFYLTHPQVNIDPSIPVPDWSLSDLGRERLAAVTGRPWVASLAAIFSSAERKALESAAILVQQAGCEITTDAKMGENDREATGFLPPDRFEKAADWFFAHPDESYRGWETARHAQNRIVERVESALQHHSAGDIAFVGHGGVGTLLKCHLGGFQVSRSQDQHAGGGCIFAFSLSQRRLLCDWTQVEIFERAGLA; this is encoded by the coding sequence ATGATCGGTTTTTATCTCACCCATCCCCAGGTCAATATCGATCCGTCAATTCCTGTCCCGGATTGGAGCCTATCCGATCTGGGACGCGAAAGGCTCGCAGCAGTGACAGGACGCCCTTGGGTGGCGTCGCTAGCCGCGATATTCTCTAGCGCCGAGCGCAAGGCGCTAGAGAGTGCTGCAATTTTGGTCCAACAAGCAGGTTGCGAAATCACAACTGATGCAAAAATGGGCGAAAATGACCGCGAGGCCACCGGTTTTTTGCCACCAGACCGGTTCGAGAAGGCCGCCGATTGGTTCTTCGCCCATCCAGACGAGAGCTATCGCGGGTGGGAGACCGCCAGACACGCACAAAATCGCATTGTCGAACGCGTCGAAAGCGCGCTTCAGCACCACAGCGCGGGTGATATCGCATTTGTCGGACATGGGGGCGTAGGAACGCTTCTCAAGTGTCATCTCGGCGGGTTTCAAGTCTCGCGGTCTCAGGACCAGCATGCAGGTGGGGGATGCATCTTCGCCTTCAGCCTTTCCCAGCGGCGTCTTTTATGCGATTGGACACAGGTAGAAATCTTCGAAAGGGCAGGCCTTGCATGA
- the pyrF gene encoding orotidine-5'-phosphate decarboxylase encodes MSDAMRDRLIVGLDVPTLGEAETVVSALEGTVSWFKIGYQLAFAGGLDFARELASSGSKVFLDMKLLDIDHTVSRGVENIAKMGVSMLTVHAYPKAMSAAVAAAKGSSLCLLGVTVLTSMDELDVIDAGYEYDPHTLVLRRSEQALHAGMGGIVCSASEAAAVRKIVGNKMAVVTPGIRPEGGQRGDQKRVMTPGEAVRAGSSHLVVGRPIIGAEDRKAAALAILAEMSAALSQEAV; translated from the coding sequence ATGAGTGATGCGATGCGCGATCGGCTGATCGTCGGCCTCGATGTTCCAACTCTTGGCGAAGCCGAAACAGTTGTCAGCGCCCTCGAGGGGACTGTATCCTGGTTCAAGATTGGCTACCAGTTGGCCTTTGCGGGCGGCCTGGATTTCGCGCGTGAGTTGGCCAGCAGCGGCAGCAAAGTATTCCTCGATATGAAGCTGCTCGACATAGATCACACAGTATCCAGAGGCGTTGAGAACATAGCTAAGATGGGCGTCTCGATGCTCACGGTCCATGCCTATCCAAAGGCGATGAGTGCCGCAGTAGCGGCGGCAAAAGGCAGCAGCCTTTGCCTTCTTGGGGTCACCGTGCTCACCTCAATGGATGAACTGGACGTAATCGATGCGGGATATGAATATGACCCTCACACCCTCGTTCTACGCCGTTCTGAACAGGCGCTTCACGCTGGGATGGGCGGCATAGTCTGCTCTGCCTCGGAAGCGGCGGCAGTCCGCAAGATTGTGGGCAACAAAATGGCCGTGGTGACTCCGGGCATCCGTCCCGAAGGGGGGCAGCGCGGCGACCAAAAGCGTGTCATGACGCCTGGCGAAGCGGTTCGTGCAGGGTCCAGCCATTTGGTGGTGGGGCGTCCTATTATAGGCGCTGAAGACCGTAAAGCGGCGGCTCTCGCCATTTTAGCCGAGATGAGCGCCGCGTTATCTCAAGAGGCGGTGTAG
- the dnaJ gene encoding molecular chaperone DnaJ: protein MKADFYETLGVQKGADEKELKSAFRKLAMQFHPDRNPGDNSCEHKFKEINEAYETLKDPQKRAAYDRFGHAAFEQGGMNGGGQGFGGGGFSDIFEDIFGDMMGGRQRRSSGGRERGADLRYNMEITLEEAFAGKTAQIRVPASISCTDCSGSGSKPGTQPVNCSMCAGAGRVRAAQGFFSIERACPQCHGRGQTIKDPCPKCSGQGRVTEERSLSVNIPAGIEDGTRIRLANEGEAGMRGSPPGDLYIFLSVKPHEFFQRDGADLYCKAPIAMTTAALGGQFEVATLDGTQTRVKVPEGTQNGRQFRLKGKGMPVLRQPNIGDLYIQVAVETPQSLSRKQRELLEEFEQLSSKDNSPQSSGFFSRMKVFFESFSE from the coding sequence ATGAAAGCTGATTTCTACGAAACGCTGGGGGTCCAGAAGGGTGCCGACGAGAAGGAGCTCAAGTCGGCTTTCCGCAAGCTCGCCATGCAGTTCCACCCGGACCGGAATCCGGGTGACAATTCCTGTGAACACAAGTTCAAGGAAATTAACGAAGCTTATGAAACGCTAAAGGACCCCCAGAAGCGTGCGGCCTACGACCGTTTCGGCCACGCTGCTTTCGAGCAGGGCGGTATGAACGGCGGTGGCCAAGGCTTTGGCGGCGGTGGCTTCTCGGATATCTTTGAAGACATTTTTGGCGACATGATGGGCGGGCGGCAGCGCCGTTCATCAGGTGGTCGCGAGCGTGGAGCCGATCTGCGCTACAATATGGAAATCACACTCGAAGAGGCTTTCGCCGGGAAGACGGCGCAGATCCGCGTGCCGGCGTCCATATCGTGCACGGATTGTTCGGGATCCGGCTCGAAACCTGGCACTCAGCCAGTCAATTGTTCCATGTGCGCGGGTGCCGGTCGGGTACGCGCGGCACAAGGATTCTTTTCAATAGAACGGGCCTGCCCGCAGTGCCACGGAAGAGGTCAGACGATTAAGGATCCGTGCCCGAAATGCTCGGGCCAAGGTCGGGTCACAGAGGAACGCTCGCTTTCAGTCAATATACCGGCTGGCATCGAAGACGGTACGCGTATCCGCCTAGCCAATGAAGGCGAAGCCGGCATGCGCGGCTCTCCCCCAGGAGACCTCTATATCTTCTTGTCGGTCAAGCCGCACGAGTTCTTCCAGCGCGATGGCGCGGACCTCTATTGCAAAGCACCGATCGCGATGACGACGGCAGCGCTCGGCGGCCAGTTCGAAGTGGCCACGCTCGATGGAACGCAGACCCGTGTGAAAGTTCCAGAGGGCACTCAGAACGGTCGTCAGTTCCGACTCAAGGGCAAGGGCATGCCGGTTCTGCGGCAACCCAATATCGGCGACCTTTACATTCAGGTGGCGGTCGAAACTCCTCAGAGCCTATCGCGCAAGCAGCGTGAATTGCTGGAAGAGTTTGAACAGCTGTCATCCAAGGACAATAGTCCTCAATCCAGCGGCTTTTTCTCGCGAATGAAAGTTTTTTTCGAATCCTTCAGCGAATGA